The following coding sequences lie in one Ostrea edulis chromosome 8, xbOstEdul1.1, whole genome shotgun sequence genomic window:
- the LOC125660949 gene encoding eppin-like translates to MTACDCHKESRWCHSDKDCPGREKCCYAGCRCRTMCLKPDVTGVIILPPPLVSVCQLPRIPGPCIAAIPRWWYNPVSGQCELFRYGGCCGNLNNFISKEDCEVTCSPGF, encoded by the exons ATGACGGCATGCGATTGTCATAAAGAAAGCAGGTGGTGTCATAGTGATAAGGACTGCCCCGGAA GAGAGAAGTGCTGTTACGCAGGCTGTAGATGTAGAACTATGTGTCTGAAGCCGGATGTTACTGGAGTCATTATCT TACCTCCTCCATTGGTTTCCGTCTGTCAATTACCCAGAATTCCCGGACCTTGTATAGCAGCCATCCCCCGATGGTGGTATAACCCTGTTTCCGGTCAGTGTGAGCTCTTCAGATACGGAGGATGCTGTGGTAACCTGAACAATTTCATCAGTAAGGAAGATTGCGAGGTCACGTGTTCACCAGGATTTTAA